cggttgtccgcgtcaggggtgagaatggaggtggatcgtgtgtccgctgtgcgtgaattggcaaaccccaactactgtaaaagaggtgcagcagttcttgggctttgcgaattactaccggaggtttatccggggttttggacaggtggcagctcccatcacgtccccttctgaaaggggggtccggtgcgcctgcagtggtcagctgatgcggacagggcctttgggagactgaaggacctgtttacgtcggctccggtgctggcgcatccggatcccgcattaccctttcaggttgaggtgggacggcgtctgaggcaggtataggggccgttctctctcaacggtctggcacgccacctaaactccgcccctgtgcttttttattctaaaaagctcagcccggcggagcgtaactatgacgttggggacagggagctgttagctgtagttcaagcccttaaggtgtggaggcattggcttgagggggctcaacaccctttcctcattttgactgaccatcggaacctggagtacatccgggcagcgaggagactgaaccctcgccaggctcgatggagtatgtttctcaccaggttcgtatttaaaatcacgtacatccctgggtcccagaatggtaaggcagatgcgctgtcccgggcggtatgacacggaggagaggtccgttgagcctactcccatactactggagtcttgccttgtggcaccggtggtatgggaggtcgatgccgaaatcgagcgagcgttgcgtacccgaccccagccctccacagtgtcctgagggtcggaaagtacgttccgctcgagattcgggatcgactcatttactgggctcacacgtcccccctcctctggacatccgggtattggccggacagtgcattgccttagcactaaatactggtggcctactttggctaggggatgtgagggtttatgtctcctcctgctcggtgtgcgcccagtgtaaggcgccccgacatctgcccaggggtaagttacaacccctgcccgttccacaacgaccatggtcccacctctcggtggattttgtgacagaccttcccctctctcaggggaataccactgtactggtcgttgtggatcggttctctaaggcctgtcgtcttctccctatgtcgggtcttcctactgccctacagaccgctgaggccctatttacccacgtcttccggcattacggggtgcccgaggatatagtgtctgatcgaggcccccagtttacctcccgtgtttggagagcgttcatggagcgtttgggggtctcggttagccttacctcagggtaccacccggagagtaacgggcaggtagaacgtgtcaaccaggatgtgggtaggtttctgaggtcgtattgccaggaccggcctgaggagtggtcaaggtaccttccctgggccgagatggcccagaactctctccgccactcctctaccaacctaacccccttccaatgtgtattaggttaccagccggttctggcaccatggcagcagagccagatcgaggccctgcggtggatgattggatgaggcgctcggaagagacgtggaacgctgcccacgtccacctgcagcgggccgtccttcggtcacaaggcgagcgccgatctccaccgcagtgagggcggtgtacgcacccggagatcgagtctggctctctaccagaaacctacctctccgcctgccctgccggaagctgggtcggcggtttgtaggaccctttaaagtcctgagaagattgaacgaggtgtgttataggttacatctacctgttgagtataagaatattaacccctcgttccatgtgtctcttctcaggccggtggtagctggtccactccaggacaatgagataggagagactcctccgctcccactggacatcgagggggctccggcgtacaccgttcggtccatcttggactccagacgccggatgggggtctcccagtatctcgtggagtgggagagtgcggcccggaggagcggtgtggGTGCCAGCGGAGGGACATcccagacccatctctcctgtcggagttccaccgggaccatcccgcgcgccctgctccgcgtcctcctggtcgtccccgaggccggggtcgacgcacggctggagccgcgcgtcaggggggtactgtcacggtttcggccgaggctgctcctcctcctggttcgggcaggcttcggcggtcgtcgtccccgagtattagctgccaccgatctatgtttcatgttcgtttggttttgtcttgatgttgtacacctgtgtcttgttagtcctcgttagtgtcctatttagttctcgttggttgtgtttgtctttgtgtgtgattgctcttctgtttcgtgttggagctacctattttccctccagtgtttttgGAGAGGTTCTatttgcacatgttagtgcgcgtttatttgacgcctgtgtgcgcgtGTATTcgcttcgggcttattgtgcttatttcttttcgtgaatattgcactaaagtcttttggactgagcctctgcgtcctgcgcctgattcatacaccacacccaccttcagcacccattGACAGGCTATATGTGGCGTACAAGTATTAAATGCTTTCTGTTTCGTCTCTTTTGAAGACTTTAAACATATTTGTAGAATTCTTACATATGAGTATATGGTAGGAAATGTAGTACAAGAAAATTGAAGCACAGTGACAAGAAGACCCGATATGTTATTCAGTATAGTATTTGAACATGCAAGCCTGACTACGGAGTAGTTGTCACAATACACTCTGTCTAGAACGTTACCACAAAATTGCAGTCGCAAACTGAGGGAGATAATGATGGCGTTGATGAAAAAAGAATACACCCAGGACAGTAGAATTAAGCCACAAATTATTTTAGGTGTCATAATATTGTTATACTCTAGAGGATAACAAATAGAAATGTACCTGTCATAGGACATAACTGCTATATTACTAAATTCTGTTAAACCGTATGTGTACAATACATAAATCTGGAGACAACAATAAAGAAGGGAAATATCACGTGTGTCAGAGAGCAAGTAAAACATGAGAGCAGGAAACAAACCAGTGCTCCCATACAACTGATTAACAAACAAAGCACATAGAAACAGATACATGGGTTCATGAAGGCTTCTTTCAATGCAGATAACTCCAATAAGGAAAGCATTGGCAAGAATTATGACAAAATATAATACAGTTACTACAGCAAAGTAGAAATACTTCAATTGTCCGATATCACCGTATGCAGCAAGCCTAAAGACCTTGAAGTGAGTAGAGTTCTCCATGGTCCTGGGAGTTAGTAAAGATGTGCTGTCAATGTTTGAAGAAGAGGAGAAAATCCACCTTCTGTAGCTTACATATAAGTTAAAACAATGAAATCACAAAGAACAGAAAACCTAAATGGATAATTCCTTGACTTGTTGATTCATTGACAGTTTTGCCCACATCAACAGTATACTCACCAATATAGACAGCTTTACATTGTCCTGATAACAAAATTCATAGCCTAAATCAAACAATATTACAATTTGTATCCTGCACGCATTAAAATTATTACATTAAAATTCAAAATAATACATTGATTACATGTATTCTAAATCCAAAATGAAGACAGATCATTTGCAATCCACGATGACCTCCTAAACTCAGCTCCTCACTTGATTCTTATACTTGTGAGATTTACAAAAATAAATCGCCTGCCATGGTGTGACATGAAAATGGTCACCAACACCTTGGGAAAATTAGATATTTTCAGCGTCAAGGAAACCATATTGAGAAAAACAGATACCATTTTGTAACACAGGCCCTCCAGGGTGTTCAAAGCCTTTCTTAGAAAATCCACCCTAAACCACTCATTCCtataatttacagtgttaaataacaataatatgtgagaacaatagTTTTTTTAAAACTAATGTTTCATTTTGGCATTATTATAAGGTTGGTAGCATCATGTGAAAattgttgtggaaatctgtttcagctcaagtcgactacaaaatccacaatgcaatgctctctctatgggctgggtGTAAAattgcctaaacaaactgcactattttaggagtctacaatctcactatgttcaacctgcagatcgatttGCCTCACATTGGAGTCTGACATTcgcaacggcaccatgcaatgcaccctggactgaagAAGCAGAAAAATAGGAGACATGTGGTAGACCCTCTGTTAAAATACAAATGTATTTAGGTAGGAATATCGGTCTCGCTTTAAATGACAAATGCAGCTTATAAAGCCTTCAAAAACACTACATAAGTGTTACAAATTCTCTataatgtcatgctttataacgggttcataaatgtggcataactgtgtgacataacccaatatgtcaaatatgacataaacctgtgctttataaagggtggcataagcACCGCTTACTAAAGGCCTTACATCATATTAAATTGAGGCATCACAAATGTACAACCCTGCcatgcatcttggtagagcattgcaacaCCAGGATAGTAGGTTCAATTCCCAGGGCCACCCAcacgtaaaaatgtattcacaCGTGACTAAGTTGCTTTAGATAAAAGTGTCTGATAAATTTGATATATTATATAACTCTAAAACTTAtttccctcttgggtgcatattggacctgacctcaactttctccaaaatgctgtgctgcagccttccctccgtaaggcaatcaaacaggcaaaacgtcagtatagagacaaagtggagtcacaattcaacggctcagacacgtggcagggtctacagagaatcacggattacaaagggaaaaccagccacgtcgcggacaccgacttCTTGCTCCGGGTCTAGCagaacaccttcttcacccgctttgaggataacacagtgccaccgacgcggcacGCTctcaaggactgtgggctctcgttctctgtggccgacgtgagcaagacatttaagcgtgttaaccctcgcaaggctgccggcccagacggcattcctagccgaGTCCtaagagcatgcgcagaccagctggctggagtgtttaaggacatattcaatctctccctatcccagtctgctgtctccacttgcttcaagatgttaaccattgttcctgtaccccaagaaagcaaaggttactgaa
The DNA window shown above is from Coregonus clupeaformis isolate EN_2021a chromosome 6, ASM2061545v1, whole genome shotgun sequence and carries:
- the LOC123491063 gene encoding olfactory receptor 11A1-like, giving the protein MENSTHFKVFRLAAYGDIGQLKYFYFAVVTVLYFVIILANAFLIGVICIERSLHEPMYLFLCALFVNQLYGSTGLFPALMFYLLSDTRDISLLYCCLQIYVLYTYGLTEFSNIAVMSYDRYISICYPLEYNNIMTPKIICGLILLSWVYSFFINAIIISLSLRLQFCGNVLDRVYCDNYSVVRLACSNTILNNISGLLVTVLQFSCTTFPTIYSYVRILQICLKSSKETKQKAFNTCTPHIASLLNFFFGCLFVIIQGRYDTAHLPPILRTILLVYFLICPPLFNPFMYGVRMVKIRQACIKPCYPTAEELDRRQKQHLQELFLEDSDDEDFPGFV